One genomic segment of Impatiens glandulifera chromosome 6, dImpGla2.1, whole genome shotgun sequence includes these proteins:
- the LOC124941917 gene encoding probable L-type lectin-domain containing receptor kinase S.5 translates to MFPIHLVLIISLLIYPAYSICNGPFNISFTTFNNHSCSPEGGLICYGSASSSNGTLSVTPALDSNQNMTWQVGRAIYHLPMIAWPASFCSIFTIRISKPSNQPLSGDGMAFIMAPDNQTSPDASFGSFMGIVDPKTEGSTRILAIEFDTFKNEWDIDNNHIGIDTRSIESSVANRTLSDVGIDLTSGKDITVQVEYNGWNKMFEISVAYAGKPLVSFLNQTLKMKDSTASSVYVGFSGATGTVYESHQVLGWNFTSIELPGSTLIEPKDWTVVYATVFPILGSLLIIGAIATPFVIKYRKKRKERLAKKREIEAFIAAANGPKLLTYNQLRWATRGFSKERLLGVGGFGCVYKGVLSRPHLEIAVKKINSTSKQGEKEYLAEICTIGCLRHKNIVQLIGWCHGHSQLLLVYEYMSNGSLDRYIGKDHILDWPTRYKILQGLASALLYLHEECGNPVVHRDVKPNNVMIDSEFNAHLGDFGLARLLQNRTSITTMIAGTPGYMAPEVSFTGRATPESDVYSFGMVLLEVICGKRSTGVFDEEGSLVEEVWTFHEKERLLDCVDHKLEGQYDSVQARRILILALACLHPDLMFRPTMRRVVQIFVNPDEPLVDLPDTRPNEVYVSLNPSSVSTTRTDFSTVSMTLKPSILGSKPD, encoded by the exons ATGTTTCCGATTCATTTAGTTTTGATCATCAGTTTATTGATTTACCCTGCATATTCAATCTGTAATGGTCCATTCAACATATCCTTCACTACCTTCAACAATCATAGCTGCTCACCCGAAGGCGGATTGATCTGTTACGGCTCAGCATCTTCATCCAACGGAACACTTAGCGTTACTCCAGCCCTAGATTCAAATCAGAATATGACTTGGCAAGTCGGACGCGCGATTTATCATCTACCGATGATTGCTTGGCCAGCCtccttttgttcaatattcaCGATTCGGATCTCAAAACCCTCAAATCAACCTCTGTCCGGTGATGGAATGGCATTTATCATGGCGCCGGATAATCAGACATCGCCTGATGCCAGCTTTGGATCGTTTATGGGAATCGTTGATCCGAAAACCGAAG GTAGTACTCGAATACTAGCAATTGAGTTTGATACATTTAAGAATGAATGGGACATTGATAACAATCATATTGGAATCGATACGAGGAGTATCGAATCATCTGTCGCGAATCGAACTCTATCCGATGTTGGGATTGATCTAACAAGTGGAAAAGACATTACAGTTCAAGTTGAGTATAATGGTTGGAACAAGATGTTTGAAATATCGGTAGCATATGCAGGGAAACCCTTGGTGAGTTTCCTAAACCAAACCTTGAAAATGAAGGATTCGACAGCGAGTTCTGTTTATGTTGGATTTTCGGGTGCAACAGGGACAGTTTATGAGAGTCATCAAGTATTGGGATGGAACTTTACGTCGATTGAGTTGCCTGGAAGTACGCTTATCGAACCTAAGGACTGGACAGTGGTTTACGCGACGGTTTTTCCTATTTTGGGTAGTTTGTTGATTATAGGGGCAATTGCTACTCCTTTTGTTATAAAGTATAGGAAGAAAAGGAAGGAAAGGCTGGCGAAGAAACGGGAGATTGAGGCATTTATAGCGGCTGCAAATGGACCTAAGCTCTTGACATATAATCAACTTAGATGGGCTACTCGAGGTTTTAGCAAAGAAAGGCTACTCGGAGTTGGTGGATTTGGATGCGTTTACAAGGGTGTATTGTCGCGTCCTCACTTGGAAATCGCGGTAAAGAAGATTAATTCCACTTCTAAACAAG GCGAGAAGGAATATTTGGCGGAAATATGCACGATCGGTTGTTTGCGTCACAAAAACATCGTTCAACTCATAGGTTGGTGCCACGGTCACAGCCAACTCCTCCTCGTCTACGAATACATGTCAAACGGAAGCCTCGACCGTTACATCGGTAAGGACCATATTCTCGACTGGCCAACCCGATACAAAATCCTCCAAGGTCTAGCCTCGGCTCTCCTCTATCTTCACGAGGAATGTGGAAACCCCGTAGTCCATCGAGACGTAAAGCCCAACAACGTAATGATCGACTCAGAATTCAATGCCCACTTAGGCGATTTCGGGCTAGCCCGACTACTACAAAACCGAACCTCAATCACAACCATGATCGCAGGGACCCCTGGCTACATGGCACCCGAAGTCAGCTTCACCGGAAGAGCCACACCTGAGTCGGATGTGTACAGTTTCGGAATGGTGTTGTTGGAAGTAATATGCGGGAAGAGATCGACCGGGGTGTTTGATGAAGAGGGTAGTTTAGTCGAAGAGGTTTGGACTTTTCACGAAAAGGAAAGATTGTTAGATTGTGTGGATCATAAACTTGAAGGGCAATATGATTCGGTTCAAGCGAGGAGGATTTTGATTTTGGCACTTGCTTGTTTGCACCCGGATTTAATGTTTAGACCTACTATGAGAAGGGTGGTTCAGATATTTGTGAATCCCGACGAGCCATTGGTGGATTTGCCCGATACGCGGCCTAATGAAGTTTATGTCTCGCTTAATCCGTCTTCGGTTTCGACCACTAGAACTGATTTCTCCACGGTTTCTATGACCTTAAAACCTTCTATTCTAGGTTCGAAGCCAGATTAG
- the LOC124941294 gene encoding pleiotropic drug resistance protein 1-like — protein sequence MRRGISGGQKKRLTLGEMLVGPARVFFMDGISTGLDSSTTYQIVSSIRKSVQTFQETALISLLQPAPETYALFDDIILLSDGQIVYQGPCDNALEFFEYMGFKCPERKEAADFLQEVTSRKDQPAYWARENQSYRYVTAKEFARAFWTFHVGRRLKDELDIPFDKDKCHSNVLTKEKYGISNKELFKVLASREYLLMKRNSLIYIFKMVQLTFIALIAMTMFLRTQMPKRNLQDGGIFLGALFLTLMMIMFNGYIELALSVMKLPVFFKQRNSLFFPAWAYTFPIWILKTPVSFVEVAIWVVLTYYPMGLDSDITRFFKQYLLLLCVNQAACAVFQFLAAVGRTIIVANTIGTFMLLTMFIMGGFVVSRVNIPSWGSWTYWTSPMMYGQNAIAVNEFLGKSWSQLISPNSSDSVGVTVLKLRGLFPESYWYWIGVGASIGYAILFNVLCTLALTYLQTYGKHTNLSEEAFSERNASIQGGQLIELSSGTSIDGNKRVFNGTRKHGMILPFKQVHMTFENISYDVDMPKQMKGQGIFGERLEILRGVSGVFKPGVLVAVMGVTGAGKTTLMDVLAGRKTGGYIKGKITISGYPKKQETFARIAGYCEQTDIHSPQLTVFESLQYSSWLRLPPNVNSATKEMFVDEIMELVELNQLRNALVGLSGVNGLSIEQRKRLTIAVELVANPSIIFMDEPTTGLDARAAAIVMRTVRNTVDTGRTVVCTIHQPSVDIFDTFDELILLKQGGEEIYSGPLGRHCSHLINYFEGIPGVSKIKEGYNPATWMLEVTSIAQEDALGIDFTNMYKNSELYKQNKAVIEELSTPAQGSIDLHFDSKYSQPFFTQCIACLWKQHLSYWRNPTYTALRLYITAAIALILGALCWNMGSKPDKVQDLLNSVGSMYVTVAFLGASNATLVQPIVDTERTVFYRERAAGMYSAFPYAFGQVAIEIPHVLLQIIVYVSIVYPMMGFEWTVSKFFWYTFFTYFSLLYFTFYGMMAVAITPNHSIAGIVSSAFYLLWNLFSGFIVPISRIPVWWKWYYYVCPVAWTIYGLVVSQYGDKDDILDNGSSVKEFLESYFGFKEDYIGNVAGIVFGFSVMFGVIFAFSIKAFNFQKR from the exons ATGAGGCGCGGTATTTCTGGCGGTCAAAAGAAACGACTTACCTTAG GGGAAATGTTGGTTGGGCCGGCTCGAGTGTTTTTCATGGACGGGATATCAACAGGATTGGATAGTTCGACGACGTATCAAATCGTGAGTTCGATAAGAAAATCGGTTCAAACCTTTCAAGAGACCGCATTAATTTCCCTTCTACAACCCGCACCCGAAACTTATGCATTATTCGACGACATAATCCTTCTGTCCGACGGTCAAATCGTGTATCAAGGCCCTTGTGATAATGCCCTCGAGTTTTTCGAATACATGGGATTCAAATGTCCCGAGAGGAAGGAGGCGGCTGATTTTTTACAAGAAGTGACATCGCGAAAAGATCAACCGGCCTATTGGGCACGTGAAAACCAATCGTATAGATACGTGACTGCCAAAGAATTTGCAAGGGCATTTTGGACTTTTCACGTCGGTAGAAGACTAAAAGACGAGCTCGATATCCCGTTTGACAAGGACAAGTGTCATTCAAATGTTTTAACTAAGGAAAAATATGGAATTAGCAATAAAGAACTATTCAAAGTTCTTGCATCTAGAGAATATTTGCTTATGAAAAGGAATTCACTCATTTACATATTCAAGATGGTTCAA CTTACGTTTATAGCGTTGATCGCGATGACCATGTTTCTCCGAACACAAATGCCAAAGAGAAATTTACAAGATGGCGGTATATTCTTAGGCGCTCTATTCTTGACACTCATGATGATTATGTTTAACGGTTACATAGAACTCGCGTTGAGCGTCATGAAACTCCCCGTTTTCTTCAAGCAAAGGAACTCCTTATTTTTTCCCGCTTGGGCATACACATTTCCTATATGGATTCTCAAGACTCCGGTTAGTTTCGTAGAAGTTGCCATTTGGGTTGTCCTAACTTACTATCCCATGGGCTTGGATTCGGATATCACAAG GTTTTTCAAGCAATACTTGCTTCTTCTATGTGTTAACCAAGCTGCATGTGCGGTCTTTCAATTCTTGGCAGCAGTTGGAAGGACAATTATCGTGGCAAACACGATTGGCACGTTTATGCTTCTTACAATGTTTATTATGGGAGGATTCGTTGTCTCACGAG TCAATATACCGAGCTGGGGGTCATGGACTTATTGGACATCACCTATGATGTATGGGCAAAATGCAATTGCTGTAAATGAATTCCTTGGCAAGAGTTGGAGCCAATTA ATTTCTCCAAATTCATCGGACAGTGTTGGTGTTACGGTTCTCAAACTTCGTGGGCTTTTTCCCGAAAGCTATTGGTATTGGATCGGAGTTGGAGCTTCGATTGGATACGCTATTCTTTTCAATGTTCTTTGCACTTTGGCTCTAACTTATCTTCAAA CTTATGGAAAGCATACAAATTTATCGGAAGAAGCATTTTCCGAGAGAAACGCGAGCATACAAGGAGGCCAACTAATTGAGTTGTCATCGGGAACATCGATAGATGGAAACAAACGCGTATTTAATGGGACGAGGAAACATGGAATGATTCTCCCTTTTAAACAAGTTCACATGACATTTGAAAATATAAGTTATGATGTAGATATGCCCAAG CAAATGAAAGGCCAAGGAATATTCGGAGAGCGACTCGAGATTTTGAGAGGCGTAAGTGGTGTATTTAAGCCGGGAGTTCTTGTGGCTGTGATGGGAGTAACAGGAGCTGGAAAAACTACCCTTATGGATGTCTTGGCGGGGAGGAAAACGGGAGGTTATATCAAGGGAAAAATTACAATATCGGGGTACCCGAAAAAACAAGAAACATTTGCTCGTATTGCAGGATATTGCGAGCAAACCGATATTCATTCGCCTCAATTGACCGTTTTCGAGTCCTTGCAATACTCTTCATGGCTACGGTTACCTCCCAACGTTAATTCCGCAACAAAAGAg ATGTTTGTAGATGAGATCATGGAGCTTGTAGAGCTAAACCAACTAAGGAACGCGCTTGTGGGGCTATCGGGTGTAAATGGTCTTTCAATCGAGCAACGAAAGAGGCTAACCATCGCGGTTGAGCTTGTGGCTAATCCATCGATAATATTCATGGATGAGCCTACAACCGGACTTGATGCTAGAGCGGCCGCAATTGTGATGAGAACCGTGAGGAACACTGTGGATACGGGACGAACCGTGGTTTGCACCATCCATCAACCTAGCGTCGACATTTTTGATACTTTTGACGAG TTGATTCTATTGAAACAAGGCGGTGAAGAGATATATTCCGGACCATTAGGTCGTCATTGCTCCCATTTGATCAACTACTTCGAGGGAATCCCCGGGGTTAGTAAAATCAAAGAAGGTTACAATCCCGCGACATGGATGCTAGAAGTGACGTCAATCGCTCAAGAAGACGCTCTTGGAATTGATTTCACAAATATGTACAAGAATTCGGAACTATACAA GCAAAACAAAGCGGTGATTGAAGAACTAAGTACGCCGGCTCAAGGCTCGATAGACTTGCATTTCGATTCGAAATATTCGCAGCCATTCTTCACTCAATGCATAGCTTGCTTATGGAAACAACATTTGTCGTATTGGCGAAACCCGACATATACTGCTCTACGATTATACATAACCGCCGCAATTGCATTGATTTTGGGAGCATTGTGTTGGAACATGGGATCGAAACC ggaCAAGGTGCAAGATCTTCTTAATTCGGTTGGTTCCATGTATGTAACGGTTGCTTTTCTAGGCGCGAGTAATGCCACGTTAGTGCAACCTATCGTCGACACCGAAAGAACCGTCTTTTATAGGGAAAGAGCGGCTGGAATGTATTCGGCTTTTCCTTACGCATTTGGACAA GTCGCGATCGAAATCCCTCACGTTCTACTACAAATTATTGTATACGTTTCGATAGTTTACCCTATGATGGGCTTCGAATGGACGGTTTCAAAGTTCTTTTGGTACACATTTTTCACTTATTTTAGCTTATTGTACTTCACATTTTACGGGATGATGGCAGTCGCGATAACTCCCAACCATAGCATAGCCGGTATCGTTTCATCCGCGTTTTACCTCCTTTGGAATCTATTCTCGGGTTTCATCGTTCCAATCTCC AGGATTCCGGTATGGTGGAAGTGGTATTACTACGTATGCCCGGTCGCGTGGACTATTTACGGGCTCGTAGTATCGCAATACGGAGACAAAGACGATATTCTCGACAATGGTTCGAGTGTGAAAGAATTCTTGGAGTCTTATTTCGGGTTTAAAGAAGATTATATTGGAAATGTTGCTGGAATAGTATTTGGATTTAGTGTTATGTTTGGAGTTATTTTTGCTTTCTCTATTAAAGCATTTAATTTTCAGAAAAGATAa